The proteins below are encoded in one region of Caldalkalibacillus thermarum:
- the pduL gene encoding phosphate propanoyltransferase: MDQTNVQSLVEQVLSEYHHGGRNGLTIPIAVSARHVHLSQAHVEALFGAGYQLTHKADLSQPGQFAAEETVIIAGPKGCLERVRILGPARGESQVEISGTDAFKLGLNPPLRVSGDIKGSSPVTVIGPKGSVHLSQGLIIAQNHIHMTPEDAAAFNVEHGQCVKVKVKSERPITFENVLIRVSDRYKLEMHIDTDEGNAALISTRGEGILIPSHTPGVIHS, encoded by the coding sequence ATGGATCAGACAAATGTCCAATCTCTTGTGGAGCAGGTGCTGTCGGAATACCATCACGGGGGCCGCAACGGATTGACTATTCCCATTGCTGTCTCAGCCCGGCATGTGCATCTGTCACAGGCGCATGTGGAAGCCCTGTTTGGTGCGGGCTATCAGCTGACGCATAAGGCTGATTTATCCCAGCCAGGTCAATTTGCAGCAGAGGAGACGGTGATCATTGCGGGACCGAAAGGTTGTCTGGAGCGGGTGCGTATTTTGGGCCCGGCACGGGGGGAGAGCCAGGTGGAAATCAGCGGGACTGATGCGTTTAAACTGGGCCTAAATCCCCCCCTGCGTGTTTCCGGAGACATTAAGGGTTCGTCTCCGGTCACCGTTATTGGTCCAAAAGGGAGTGTCCATCTCTCTCAAGGACTGATAATTGCCCAAAACCATATTCATATGACACCAGAAGACGCCGCTGCTTTCAATGTTGAGCACGGGCAATGCGTCAAAGTCAAAGTGAAAAGTGAGCGCCCTATTACGTTTGAAAACGTGTTGATCCGTGTATCTGACCGTTACAAACTTGAGATGCACATTGATACGGATGAAGGCAATGCAGCTCTGATTTCAACACGGGGAGAAGGCATCCTGATTCCCAGTCATACACCGGGAGTTATTCATTCATGA
- a CDS encoding BMC domain-containing protein: protein MSREYTALGMIETKGLVASIEAADAMVKAANVHLIGKVHVGGGLVTVMVRGDVGAVKAATEAGAEAARRVGELLSVHVIPRPHNELESILPKVSAE from the coding sequence ATGTCCAGAGAATATACAGCTTTAGGGATGATTGAAACCAAAGGATTAGTGGCCTCGATTGAGGCGGCCGATGCCATGGTTAAGGCGGCTAATGTTCATCTGATTGGCAAAGTGCATGTTGGAGGCGGGTTGGTGACAGTGATGGTACGCGGTGATGTAGGGGCGGTTAAAGCCGCAACCGAAGCCGGGGCTGAAGCGGCCCGGCGTGTTGGAGAATTATTGTCTGTACACGTCATTCCCCGCCCGCATAACGAGTTGGAAAGCATCTTGCCTAAAGTCTCGGCAGAATAA
- a CDS encoding acetaldehyde dehydrogenase (acetylating), with the protein MTAIIEWDKDLRSVQEMRLAVAKAKEAQHIFAGFSQQQVDRIVKAMADAAFEQASKLAHMAVEETGLGVYEHKVIKNQVAARDVYESIRDVKTVGIVNENREEQIVEVASPFGVIAGIVPTTNPTSTAIFKSLIGVKARNAIVFSPHPAAAKCTVEAARVCMQAAREAGAPDGLIGWITEPTMEATEGLMKHPDVHLILATGGSGLVKAAYSSGKPAYGVGPGNAPVYIERSADISQSVKRIVDSKTFDNGTICASEQAVIVDQQVRHLVVHQFKNNGAYFLNEAEKKKVEAVMTLAPGKLNPKIVGKSATVIAQMAGITVPEKTRLLIAEETEVGKHIPFSIEKLSPLFAFYSVRDWQEAVDLCKQLLALGGRGHTLAIHTRDDGVARRFAEEIPVSRIVVNTPAALGAVGATTHLKPSYTLGCGTFGGNITSDNITVHHLINLKRMAYGIRDIDIPRPGTDSLPERRGEKGWHNKAVEVQQVVEKVLVEEGKVGRVDKEMVTQLVQEVLAKLG; encoded by the coding sequence ATGACAGCGATCATCGAATGGGATAAGGATTTGCGGTCTGTGCAAGAGATGCGTTTGGCGGTTGCTAAAGCGAAAGAAGCACAGCACATATTCGCTGGTTTCTCACAACAGCAAGTGGACCGCATTGTCAAAGCCATGGCCGACGCTGCTTTTGAACAGGCCAGTAAGTTGGCCCACATGGCCGTTGAAGAAACAGGGTTGGGTGTCTATGAACATAAAGTGATCAAAAACCAGGTGGCAGCCAGAGATGTGTATGAATCGATCAGGGATGTTAAAACAGTGGGCATTGTCAACGAAAATCGTGAGGAGCAAATCGTCGAAGTTGCTTCACCATTTGGGGTGATTGCCGGTATCGTTCCCACAACCAATCCCACTTCAACAGCCATCTTTAAAAGTTTAATTGGGGTAAAGGCCCGCAATGCCATTGTGTTCAGCCCTCATCCGGCTGCAGCCAAGTGTACGGTAGAAGCGGCCAGAGTCTGTATGCAGGCGGCCAGGGAGGCAGGAGCACCGGATGGTTTGATTGGCTGGATTACAGAGCCGACAATGGAAGCGACAGAGGGACTCATGAAACACCCCGATGTCCACCTCATTTTAGCCACAGGGGGGAGTGGACTGGTCAAAGCAGCCTACAGTTCAGGTAAACCGGCTTATGGTGTCGGTCCTGGCAATGCACCAGTCTATATTGAGCGTTCGGCTGATATTAGTCAATCCGTAAAAAGGATAGTTGACAGCAAAACATTTGATAACGGCACCATTTGTGCCTCGGAGCAGGCTGTGATTGTTGATCAGCAGGTGCGGCACCTGGTGGTTCACCAGTTCAAAAATAACGGAGCTTATTTTCTGAATGAGGCAGAGAAGAAAAAAGTGGAGGCCGTGATGACTCTGGCTCCCGGCAAACTGAATCCCAAAATTGTGGGCAAGAGTGCCACCGTCATTGCTCAGATGGCAGGGATCACCGTGCCTGAAAAGACTCGGCTTTTAATCGCAGAGGAAACAGAAGTTGGCAAACATATCCCTTTTTCTATAGAAAAGTTGTCACCGCTATTTGCCTTTTATTCGGTCAGGGATTGGCAAGAAGCCGTTGATCTGTGTAAGCAGCTACTTGCCTTGGGAGGCCGGGGACATACGTTAGCCATTCATACCCGGGATGATGGTGTGGCCCGCCGGTTTGCAGAAGAAATCCCGGTTTCACGGATTGTGGTTAATACACCAGCTGCACTGGGGGCAGTTGGGGCCACCACACATCTGAAACCATCGTACACCCTGGGGTGTGGCACATTTGGAGGCAATATCACTTCAGATAATATTACCGTTCATCATTTAATAAATCTTAAACGGATGGCTTATGGCATTCGCGATATTGATATTCCCCGGCCCGGAACAGATTCATTACCAGAGAGAAGGGGGGAGAAGGGATGGCATAACAAAGCTGTTGAAGTTCAACAAGTGGTAGAAAAGGTGCTGGTTGAAGAGGGGAAGGTTGGTCGTGTGGATAAGGAGATGGTGACTCAGCTGGTGCAGGAAGTGCTGGCTAAGTTAGGATGA
- the eutL gene encoding ethanolamine utilization microcompartment protein EutL → MPLRPVKAEVLAVRVIPNVDQHLIKQLNLKPEQRSLGLMTTTIDDVGYTAVDEATKRAEVEVVYARSFYAGAAHASGPLSGEFIGILAAPTPDEVISGLEAARHTIENEAYFEALDSEGAHTLYAHVIARTGSYLSKLAGIAEGEPLAYLIAPPLEAIYGLDAALKAADVELVTFFGPPSETNFGGGLLTGSQSACRAAADAFRATVAEIARAPVAY, encoded by the coding sequence GTGCCTCTTCGACCAGTGAAAGCCGAGGTGCTTGCTGTACGGGTGATTCCAAATGTTGACCAACACCTCATCAAACAACTGAACTTAAAACCTGAGCAGCGCAGCCTGGGGCTGATGACAACCACCATAGATGATGTAGGTTATACGGCGGTAGATGAAGCAACGAAAAGAGCTGAAGTGGAGGTTGTGTATGCCCGGTCATTTTACGCCGGTGCAGCCCATGCCTCAGGACCGTTATCCGGTGAATTTATCGGCATCTTGGCCGCTCCTACACCGGATGAAGTGATCAGTGGGCTTGAGGCGGCAAGACATACGATCGAAAATGAGGCCTATTTTGAAGCACTTGATTCTGAAGGTGCTCACACCTTATATGCCCATGTAATTGCCAGAACAGGAAGTTATCTGTCTAAACTGGCAGGCATCGCTGAGGGGGAACCGTTGGCTTACTTAATTGCGCCTCCTTTGGAAGCTATATATGGATTGGATGCAGCGTTAAAAGCAGCCGATGTCGAGCTGGTGACGTTTTTTGGTCCGCCTTCGGAAACCAACTTTGGCGGGGGGCTGTTAACCGGATCCCAATCGGCTTGCCGGGCGGCGGCCGATGCGTTTAGAGCAACCGTGGCAGAAATCGCACGTGCGCCTGTAGCGTATTAA
- the eutC gene encoding ethanolamine ammonia-lyase subunit EutC, whose translation MDRETVTAITRLVLKKLEEMQAIEKNSDTSPTVSTQSSQMVKIWDHLTEKPRVITHGAVHKQDDQLSFNSSISGQDELLKEPETRAGVDQPLYPEALSSIRSSTPARIGIGRAGPRPKTEAWLRFRLDHAAAVDAVHGEVIPDLLEKHALFTVQTLVKNKDEYIRRPDLGRKLSEEAKATIRERCMFQPQVQVIVSDGLSAEAILQNFEDTYLSLLQSLQQLGLKTGTPFYIERGRVAVMDDVGELLQPEVVVLLIGERPGLVSAESLSAYLCYRPRKGTVEADRMVISNIHRGGIPPVEAGAYLGNVVQKILKYKASGVSLVKKEK comes from the coding sequence ATGGACCGGGAGACCGTCACAGCCATCACCCGGTTGGTGCTGAAGAAGTTGGAAGAAATGCAGGCAATAGAAAAGAATAGCGATACATCGCCAACAGTTTCAACACAAAGCAGTCAAATGGTAAAAATATGGGATCACTTAACGGAAAAGCCCCGCGTCATCACACATGGGGCGGTTCACAAGCAAGATGATCAACTCTCCTTCAATTCATCCATCTCCGGCCAGGATGAGCTTTTAAAGGAACCGGAAACAAGGGCAGGGGTTGATCAGCCCCTATATCCTGAAGCTTTGTCCTCAATCAGGTCATCCACCCCGGCCAGAATAGGCATTGGCAGAGCCGGTCCCAGGCCAAAAACGGAGGCTTGGCTGCGGTTCAGACTGGATCACGCTGCAGCCGTCGACGCCGTGCACGGGGAAGTCATCCCTGATCTGTTGGAAAAACACGCTCTTTTTACGGTCCAAACGCTAGTTAAAAACAAAGATGAGTATATCCGCCGTCCGGATTTAGGCCGCAAGCTAAGTGAGGAGGCCAAAGCAACGATCAGGGAGAGATGCATGTTTCAGCCTCAAGTGCAAGTGATTGTTTCGGATGGTCTTAGTGCAGAGGCCATTTTGCAAAACTTTGAGGACACATACCTTTCCTTGTTGCAATCTCTCCAGCAACTAGGTTTAAAGACAGGGACTCCCTTTTATATTGAAAGAGGACGGGTCGCTGTTATGGATGACGTAGGAGAATTGTTGCAGCCCGAAGTTGTTGTTCTGTTGATCGGTGAGCGGCCAGGATTGGTCAGTGCCGAATCCCTCAGTGCTTATCTGTGTTACCGGCCGAGAAAGGGGACGGTAGAGGCAGACCGCATGGTGATTTCCAATATTCATCGCGGAGGCATACCCCCGGTGGAAGCTGGTGCCTATCTCGGCAATGTGGTTCAAAAAATTCTTAAATATAAAGCGAGCGGTGTGTCGTTAGTCAAGAAAGAGAAATAG